In one window of Macadamia integrifolia cultivar HAES 741 chromosome 2, SCU_Mint_v3, whole genome shotgun sequence DNA:
- the LOC122062769 gene encoding putative 12-oxophytodienoate reductase 11 produces the protein MASVGVTLLPLPLLTPYKMGKFQLSHRVVLAPLTRQRSYNNIPQPHAILYYSQRTTKGGLLISEATGVSDTAQGYPYTPGIWTKEQVEAWKPIVDAVHAKGGIFFCQIWHVGRVSSSDYQPNGQAPISSTTKPLKPSVRANGIDVVEFTPPQPLKLDEIPHIVNDFRIAARNAIEAGFDGVEIHGAHGYLLEQFMKDQVNDRTDEYGGTLQNRCRFPLEIVEAIVNEIGAGKVGIRLSPFASYMEAGDSNPEALGLYMAQSLNKYGILYCHMVEPRMKAVGVIGETPHSLLPMRRAFNGTFIAAGGFDRDDGNKAIANNCTDLVAYGRLFLANPDLPKRFELDAPLNKYNRETFYISDPVVGYTDYPFLESTV, from the exons ATGGCCAGTGTTGGAGTtacccttctccctctccctctcctcacTCCATACAAGATGGGAAAGTTCCAACTTTCTCACAG AGTGGTTTTGGCTCCCTTGACTAGGCAGAGGTCCTACAACAACATCCCTCAGCCACATGCTATCTTGTATTATTCTCAGAGAACCACCAAAGGAGGACTTCTCATAAGTGAAGCCACAGGTGTTTCTGACACTGCACAAGG GTACCCATATACACCTGGAATTTGGACAAAAGAGCAGGTGGAAGCCTGGAAACCTATAGTGGATGCTGTTCATGCAAAGGGTGGTATCTTCTTTTGCCAGATTTGGCATGTGGGAAGGGTATCTAGTTCTG ATTATCAGCCAAATGGACAAGCTCCAATCTCATCAACTACCAAACCACTGAAGCCTTCAGTTCGTGCCAATGGCATTGATGTAGTGGAGTTCACACCTCCACAACCGTTAAAGCTAGATGAAATCCCTCATATTGTCAATGATTTCAGAATTGCTGCTAGAAATGCAATAGAAGCTG GATTTGATGGAGTTGAGATCCATGGAGCTCATGGCTACCTACTTGAGCAGTTCATGAAAGACCAAGTTAATGACCGAACAGATGAATACGGTGGAACCCTGCAAAATCGTTGTCGCTTCCCTCTTGAAATAGTTGAGGCCATTGTCAATGAGATTGGAGCTGGTAAAGTTGGGATTCGGCTCTCACCTTTTGCCAGTTATATGGAGGCTGGAGACTCAAACCCAGAAGCTCTAGGCCTTTACATGGCTCAATCCCTCAACAAATATGGGATTCTCTATTGTCACATGGTTGAGCCAAGGATGAAAGCTGTTGGAGTTATCGGTGAAACTCCACACAGTCTCCTACCCATGAGAAGAGCTTTCAATGGAACCTTTATTGCTGCTGGAGGATTTGACAGGGATGATGGGAACAAAGCTATTGCTAATAATTGTACAGATCTTGTTGCTTATGGTCGATTGTTCTTGGCTAATCCAGATTTGCCGAAGAGATTTGAGCTTGATGCTCCCCTTAACAAGTACAATAGAGAGACCTTTTACATTTCTGATCCTGTTGTTGGTTACACAGACTATCCATTTCTAGAATCTACAGTTTAA